One Gammaproteobacteria bacterium genomic window carries:
- a CDS encoding ATP-binding protein: protein MKIGRPRTLLGLTLVGLALVTLPLLIAIANAAIKLGQLAAESEAVAEENAATLLESQRISSLLMNLERSARQYLLLEKDREYLPIYDADQAALEQSIATLAALPQEAAVAAQLQNLLQVSKETRAALTQDVPADETLEIVIENFRTLASAAREISQGMRIARNAQLAALQESTRDAQQALMWQSALLIPGTIVLILFFLVVVGRPMRQVDRAIRELGSGDFSHPITVTGPRDIETLGRQLEWLRHRLKESTDEKNKFLRHMSHELKTPLANIREGTELLLDGSVGPLDTQQHEVTAILRDNGVKLQKLIENLLNFSAWQTKTASLEICEFELKPLVFSVLSQHRLLISNQKIKLQLEVSAIRVRADEGKLRLVLENLISNAIKFLPNGGTIYVGAELKGTELVLEVADTGPGIMPEDRPRIFEAFYQGRRLQGGPIGGTGIGLSVVAECVQAHGGTVELIDSDWPGAHFQVRLPLRRATDRPQLVVNA, encoded by the coding sequence GTGAAAATCGGGCGACCCCGCACTCTCCTCGGGCTGACGCTCGTGGGGCTGGCGCTCGTCACGCTCCCGCTCTTGATCGCGATCGCGAACGCGGCGATCAAGCTCGGGCAGCTTGCGGCCGAGAGCGAAGCGGTGGCCGAGGAGAACGCCGCTACGCTGCTCGAATCGCAGCGTATCTCGAGCCTGCTGATGAACCTGGAGCGCTCCGCACGCCAGTACCTGCTTCTCGAGAAGGATCGGGAGTATCTCCCGATCTACGACGCGGATCAGGCGGCGCTCGAGCAGAGCATCGCGACGCTCGCGGCCCTGCCGCAGGAGGCCGCCGTCGCGGCACAGCTGCAGAATCTCTTGCAAGTGTCGAAAGAGACGCGCGCGGCGCTCACACAGGACGTGCCGGCCGACGAGACGCTCGAGATCGTCATCGAAAACTTCAGGACCTTGGCGAGCGCGGCGCGCGAGATTTCGCAGGGCATGCGCATCGCCCGCAACGCGCAGCTCGCCGCGCTTCAGGAGAGCACGCGCGACGCGCAGCAGGCGCTGATGTGGCAGTCGGCGCTGCTGATTCCCGGGACGATCGTGCTGATTCTCTTCTTCCTCGTCGTCGTGGGGCGGCCGATGCGCCAGGTGGACCGCGCGATCCGCGAGCTCGGCAGCGGCGACTTCAGCCACCCGATCACGGTCACCGGCCCCCGCGACATCGAGACGCTCGGTCGGCAGCTCGAGTGGCTGCGCCACCGGCTGAAGGAATCCACCGACGAGAAGAACAAATTCCTGCGGCACATGTCGCATGAGTTGAAGACACCGCTTGCGAACATCCGCGAGGGCACGGAGCTGCTGCTCGACGGTTCGGTCGGCCCGCTCGACACGCAGCAGCACGAGGTCACCGCCATCTTGCGCGACAACGGCGTGAAGCTTCAGAAGCTGATCGAGAATCTGTTGAACTTCAGCGCGTGGCAGACGAAGACCGCGTCGCTCGAGATCTGCGAGTTCGAGCTGAAGCCGCTCGTCTTCTCGGTGCTCAGCCAGCACCGGCTGTTGATATCGAATCAAAAGATCAAGCTCCAGCTCGAGGTAAGCGCAATCCGAGTGCGCGCGGACGAAGGCAAGCTGCGGCTCGTGCTCGAGAACCTGATCTCGAACGCGATCAAGTTCCTGCCGAACGGCGGCACGATTTACGTGGGCGCGGAGCTGAAGGGCACGGAGCTCGTGCTCGAGGTCGCGGACACCGGTCCCGGAATCATGCCGGAGGATCGGCCGCGGATCTTCGAGGCGTTCTACCAGGGGCGGCGGCTGCAGGGCGGTCCGATCGGCGGAACCGGCATCGGGCTCTCGGTGGTCGCCGAGTGCGTGCAGGCGCACGGCGGCACGGTGGAGCTGATCGACAGCGACTGGCCGGGCGCGCATTTCCAGGTCCGTCTGCCGCTGCGCCGCGCCACCGATCGTCCGCAGCTCGTCGTGAACGCGTGA
- a CDS encoding sigma 54-interacting transcriptional regulator, with translation MLVDDDPGLLRLLSIRLRAEGYDVEAVESASAALGVLPRYRPDLVITDLRMENMDGIGLLKEIQRQWPGLCVLLLTAHGTIPDAVEATQSGAFGFLTKPVDKQQLLDAVERAMKISGLPRTEDEWNVEIITRSPVMQECLQQARMVAASDARVLITGESGTGKELMARAIHRASDRKDKPFVAINCSAMAENLLESELFGHEKGAFTGATRSHKGLFQAAHGGTLLLDEIGDMPMRLQVKLLRVLQEQQVRPVGSTEPVPIDTRVISATHQDLNDLMIKGAFREDLYYRLNVVNIQLPPLRQRREDVPLLVDYFLEQIAAESGRERKVYAPEAVELLVASQWPGNVRQLYNVVRQNVALSPSRVITADQVRSALGEQANSLPSFSEARDEFTRNYLSQLLQITGGNVSQAARLAKRNRTDFYKLLARHQLNPEQFKEGR, from the coding sequence TTGCTCGTCGACGACGATCCGGGGCTGCTTCGGCTCCTGAGCATTCGGCTGCGCGCCGAAGGCTACGACGTCGAAGCCGTCGAGAGCGCGAGCGCCGCGCTCGGCGTGCTGCCCCGCTACCGGCCGGACCTCGTCATCACCGATCTCCGGATGGAGAACATGGACGGTATCGGGCTGCTGAAGGAGATCCAGCGGCAGTGGCCCGGGCTCTGCGTGCTCCTGCTGACCGCTCACGGGACGATTCCCGACGCGGTCGAGGCCACGCAGAGCGGCGCATTCGGCTTTCTCACGAAGCCCGTCGACAAGCAGCAGCTTCTCGATGCCGTGGAGCGCGCGATGAAGATCTCGGGCCTACCGCGGACCGAGGACGAGTGGAACGTCGAGATCATCACGCGCAGCCCCGTCATGCAGGAATGCTTGCAGCAGGCGCGGATGGTGGCCGCGAGCGATGCGCGCGTGCTGATCACCGGCGAGTCCGGGACCGGCAAGGAGCTGATGGCGCGGGCGATCCACCGCGCGAGCGACCGCAAGGACAAGCCCTTCGTCGCGATCAACTGCAGCGCGATGGCCGAGAATCTGCTCGAATCCGAGCTGTTCGGCCACGAGAAGGGCGCGTTCACCGGCGCAACGCGCAGCCACAAGGGTCTGTTTCAGGCCGCACACGGCGGCACGCTGCTGCTCGACGAGATCGGCGACATGCCGATGCGGCTGCAGGTCAAGCTCCTCCGCGTCCTCCAGGAGCAGCAGGTGCGGCCGGTCGGCAGCACCGAGCCCGTGCCGATCGACACGCGCGTGATCTCGGCCACGCATCAAGATCTGAACGACCTGATGATCAAAGGCGCGTTTCGCGAGGATCTCTACTACCGGCTGAACGTCGTGAACATTCAGCTGCCGCCGCTTCGGCAGCGGCGCGAGGACGTGCCGCTGCTGGTAGACTACTTCCTCGAGCAGATCGCCGCCGAGTCGGGGCGGGAGCGGAAGGTCTACGCACCCGAGGCGGTGGAGCTCCTCGTCGCGAGCCAGTGGCCCGGCAACGTGCGTCAGCTCTACAACGTCGTCCGCCAGAACGTTGCGCTGTCGCCGTCCCGCGTGATCACGGCCGATCAGGTGCGAAGCGCCCTCGGCGAGCAGGCGAACTCCTTGCCTTCGTTCTCGGAAGCGCGCGACGAGTTCACGCGAAATTATCTATCGCAGCTGCTGCAAATCACCGGTGGGAACGTGAGCCAGGCGGCGCGGCTCGCGAAGCGCAACCGCACGGACTTCTACAAGCTGCTCGCCAGGCACCAGCTGAATCCGGAGCAGTTCAAGGAAGGACGCTAA
- a CDS encoding NTP transferase domain-containing protein produces MIPPLFGLVLAGGESRRMGRDKGALVYHAEPQAVHAWRLLGRVCGRAYVSTTARRAATAPYADLPLIVDDEEGRGPAGGLLAAWRRHPDAAWLVLAVDLPLADERFLRELVAARDPEAAATAFVHEDGSIEPLCTIWEPSAREPLAAEMRGGRASPRRVLESRVVALVEPADPAKLRSANAPEEHAAALRALGKAPEGAGF; encoded by the coding sequence ATGATTCCGCCTCTCTTCGGCCTCGTCCTCGCCGGCGGCGAGAGTCGGCGGATGGGACGCGACAAAGGCGCGCTGGTTTACCACGCGGAGCCGCAGGCTGTCCACGCGTGGCGTTTGCTCGGCCGAGTCTGCGGGCGGGCTTACGTCTCGACCACTGCGCGCCGGGCAGCCACGGCGCCGTATGCCGATCTGCCGCTGATCGTCGACGACGAGGAGGGGCGCGGGCCCGCGGGCGGCCTGCTCGCGGCGTGGCGGCGGCATCCGGACGCGGCGTGGCTCGTGCTCGCGGTCGATCTGCCGCTCGCGGACGAGCGCTTCCTTCGCGAGCTCGTCGCGGCGCGCGATCCGGAAGCTGCGGCGACCGCTTTCGTCCACGAGGACGGGTCGATCGAGCCGCTCTGCACGATCTGGGAGCCGTCCGCTCGGGAGCCGCTGGCGGCCGAGATGCGCGGCGGGCGCGCGTCGCCGCGCCGGGTTCTCGAGAGCCGCGTCGTGGCCCTCGTCGAGCCCGCGGACCCGGCGAAGCTTCGGAGCGCGAACGCGCCGGAAGAGCACGCGGCGGCTCTTCGCGCGCTCGGCAAGGCGCCCGAAGGCGCGGGCTTTTAG
- the prsR gene encoding PEP-CTERM-box response regulator transcription factor, with the protein MTAAPRKLLIVEDDPGIQSQLRWCFEDYDVIAAVDRASAVAELRRHEPGVVLQDLGLPPDAAGVGEGFATLKEILTLAPFTKVVVVTGHGDQQNAVKAVGLGAYDFYQKPVDVDTLQLIVKRAYHIYDLEAENRRLADGHAASALNGVIAASENMLKVCRMIEKVAPTSATTLLLGESGTGKELLARAIHALSTRAKKPFVAINCAAIPDTLLESELFGFEKGAFTGAVRQTPGKIEVADGGTLFLDEIGDMPLALQAKLLRFLQERVVERIGGRAEIPVDVRVVCATNKKLTDEMAAGRFRDDLYYRISEITISIPPLRERDGGRILLARHLLARFAKEQGKSIKGFTDEAQDAIDSHPWPGNVREMENRIKAAVIMADGKYVTAEDMGLSSAEAPSLNLRVVRQHAESKAIRHALIRTGGNISRAADLLGITRPTLYDLLQKYEIRSDVLTEHAG; encoded by the coding sequence ATGACCGCAGCCCCGCGCAAGCTTCTGATCGTCGAGGACGATCCGGGGATTCAGAGCCAGCTCCGCTGGTGCTTCGAGGACTACGACGTGATCGCCGCGGTGGATCGTGCCTCGGCGGTCGCTGAGCTGCGCCGGCACGAGCCGGGCGTCGTGCTCCAGGACCTCGGCTTGCCGCCGGATGCCGCCGGCGTCGGCGAGGGGTTCGCGACGTTGAAGGAGATTCTGACGCTCGCGCCGTTCACGAAGGTCGTCGTCGTCACCGGCCACGGCGATCAGCAGAACGCGGTCAAGGCGGTCGGGCTCGGCGCTTACGACTTCTATCAAAAGCCCGTCGACGTCGACACCCTGCAGCTCATCGTCAAGCGCGCGTACCACATCTACGACCTCGAGGCGGAGAACCGGCGTCTCGCGGACGGGCACGCCGCCTCGGCTCTGAACGGCGTGATCGCGGCGAGCGAGAACATGCTCAAGGTCTGCCGGATGATCGAGAAGGTCGCGCCGACCAGCGCCACGACCCTGTTGCTCGGCGAGAGCGGCACGGGCAAGGAGTTGCTCGCGCGCGCGATCCATGCGCTCAGCACGCGCGCGAAGAAGCCCTTCGTCGCGATCAACTGCGCGGCAATCCCGGATACGTTGCTCGAGTCCGAGCTCTTCGGATTCGAGAAGGGCGCCTTCACGGGCGCCGTGCGGCAGACGCCCGGCAAGATCGAGGTCGCGGACGGCGGCACGCTCTTTCTCGACGAGATCGGCGACATGCCGCTTGCACTCCAGGCGAAGCTCCTGCGCTTTCTCCAGGAGCGCGTCGTGGAGCGGATCGGCGGCCGCGCGGAGATCCCGGTCGATGTCCGCGTCGTCTGCGCCACGAACAAGAAGCTGACCGACGAGATGGCGGCCGGCCGTTTCCGCGACGACCTGTATTACCGCATCAGCGAGATCACGATCTCGATACCGCCGCTCAGGGAACGCGACGGGGGCCGTATCTTGCTCGCGCGGCACCTGCTCGCCCGGTTCGCGAAGGAGCAGGGCAAGAGCATCAAGGGCTTCACCGACGAGGCGCAAGACGCGATCGACTCGCATCCGTGGCCGGGCAACGTTCGCGAGATGGAGAACCGGATCAAGGCCGCCGTGATCATGGCGGACGGCAAGTACGTCACGGCCGAGGACATGGGATTGTCGAGCGCCGAGGCGCCGAGCTTGAATCTACGCGTCGTCCGCCAGCACGCCGAGAGCAAGGCGATCCGCCACGCGCTGATCCGTACCGGAGGCAACATCTCCCGCGCCGCCGATCTTCTCGGCATCACGCGGCCCACGCTGTACGACCTGCTGCAAAAGTACGAAATTCGGTCGGACGTTTTGACCGAACACGCGGGCTGA
- a CDS encoding energy transducer TonB has product MEVCRRGRTGPTATRKAQREGSRAKTGPKNTSEVMAADHQDSRAEGASADAGSTGSSRRADLIPGSLASLDSTLPPTPLKDLLAADGASIYVLSADAELLQAVQQAGGEQYPIYPVPGWRELTKAVDEGRTRIVLLDNDAVAGSLADALAELEAMAPLVVIVAAKRDDAQSLMGLLSDRKIHRLLIKPAAHGITRLLLESAVSRYLQLRDTMAPRRPALPLEEAPRRSARGARTIWPVWLLATALASLLLGAVVVGELAGWRLPNLGGRAGTVGAPETTSAAALRGALPEGEIGDRGAVEVGRADQVGPGGGSSGAVAGAATDGTGTARTAASTEAGTSAAETGAAETAAATGVGASRTAGDGTTAAAGGATEGSAGPTEAAPTGTVETRVAAAAPAVEAAATANASSADATARVETGALDDVSDAAPAAQPGVAATRSPELQSLLTLASARLARGQLLLPEGDSARAYLERAAAMSPNDSLVLELQEDLAGAVVASARLALGRGDLEAAQAQAEQASRLGADRDALAVLDAELQAALRNRSVARQAELLASARSALADGRLIAPPEDSARGYLDALAEQNAALPGLEDVRQRFRDAVASRARGAIEAGEWTEADEWIAALGEVDAALAETIGAERLQAEFLATPAPAGTLRLLESPPAVYPPQALRTELEGWVDVDFVVDTEGRARDITVVESTPGERFNEAAIEMIAGQRYEPFELDGRRYERRLRVRVRFTLD; this is encoded by the coding sequence ATGGAAGTGTGTCGCCGAGGCCGCACGGGCCCTACAGCAACAAGGAAGGCGCAGCGCGAAGGCTCGCGCGCGAAGACCGGTCCGAAGAACACGAGCGAGGTCATGGCCGCGGACCACCAAGACTCCCGCGCCGAAGGGGCGTCGGCGGATGCCGGCAGCACCGGGTCGTCGCGCCGCGCCGATCTGATTCCCGGATCCCTCGCGTCCCTCGACAGCACTCTTCCGCCGACGCCGCTCAAAGACCTGCTCGCGGCGGACGGCGCGAGCATCTACGTTCTCTCCGCCGACGCGGAGCTCCTCCAGGCCGTCCAGCAGGCGGGCGGCGAGCAGTATCCGATCTATCCGGTCCCCGGTTGGCGTGAGCTCACGAAGGCGGTCGACGAGGGACGCACCCGCATCGTCCTGCTGGACAACGACGCCGTCGCGGGGTCCCTTGCGGACGCGCTGGCCGAGCTCGAAGCGATGGCGCCGCTGGTCGTGATCGTCGCGGCGAAGCGGGACGATGCGCAGTCGCTGATGGGGCTTCTGTCCGACCGCAAGATTCACCGCTTGCTGATCAAGCCCGCGGCCCACGGGATCACCCGGCTGCTGCTCGAGTCCGCAGTCAGCCGCTACTTGCAGCTTCGCGACACGATGGCGCCTCGCCGTCCTGCGCTGCCCCTCGAGGAAGCGCCGCGGCGCAGCGCGCGCGGCGCAAGGACGATTTGGCCGGTATGGCTCCTTGCGACCGCGCTCGCGTCGTTGCTGCTCGGCGCGGTCGTCGTCGGCGAGCTCGCCGGATGGCGGCTGCCGAATCTCGGCGGGCGGGCCGGCACTGTGGGCGCGCCCGAAACGACGTCGGCAGCGGCGCTCCGCGGCGCACTCCCGGAAGGCGAGATCGGCGACCGGGGCGCGGTCGAGGTCGGGCGCGCGGACCAGGTCGGGCCCGGCGGCGGATCGAGCGGCGCCGTTGCCGGCGCGGCGACGGACGGGACCGGCACGGCCCGGACGGCTGCGTCGACGGAAGCCGGAACCTCGGCGGCGGAGACCGGAGCGGCCGAGACGGCCGCCGCGACAGGCGTCGGGGCGTCCCGGACGGCGGGCGACGGAACGACCGCGGCGGCGGGCGGGGCCACCGAGGGCTCGGCCGGGCCGACCGAGGCGGCGCCCACCGGGACGGTCGAGACGCGCGTCGCCGCGGCGGCTCCGGCGGTCGAGGCGGCCGCGACGGCGAACGCGAGTAGCGCGGATGCTACCGCCCGGGTCGAGACCGGGGCGCTCGACGACGTGTCGGACGCGGCCCCGGCCGCGCAGCCGGGCGTCGCCGCGACCCGCTCCCCGGAGCTCCAAAGCCTGCTGACGCTCGCCTCGGCGCGCCTCGCGCGCGGGCAGCTCCTGCTCCCGGAAGGGGATAGCGCTCGGGCGTATCTCGAGCGCGCAGCCGCGATGAGCCCCAACGATTCGCTCGTGCTCGAGCTGCAAGAGGATCTGGCCGGGGCCGTCGTGGCCTCGGCGCGCCTCGCGCTCGGCCGCGGCGACCTCGAGGCCGCGCAGGCGCAGGCAGAGCAAGCATCCCGCCTCGGCGCCGACCGCGACGCGTTGGCGGTCCTCGACGCCGAGCTCCAGGCGGCGCTCCGTAACCGCTCGGTCGCTCGGCAGGCCGAGCTGCTCGCGAGCGCGCGATCGGCGCTGGCCGACGGCCGGCTGATCGCACCGCCCGAGGACAGTGCCCGCGGCTACCTCGACGCGCTGGCCGAGCAGAATGCCGCGCTGCCCGGTCTCGAGGACGTTCGCCAAAGGTTCCGCGATGCGGTGGCGTCGCGGGCGCGCGGGGCGATCGAGGCGGGCGAGTGGACCGAGGCCGACGAGTGGATCGCGGCGCTCGGCGAGGTCGACGCCGCGCTCGCGGAGACGATCGGCGCCGAGCGCCTGCAGGCGGAATTTCTCGCGACGCCGGCTCCGGCCGGCACGCTGCGCCTGCTCGAGTCCCCCCCCGCCGTTTATCCCCCGCAGGCGCTGCGCACCGAGCTCGAGGGGTGGGTCGACGTCGATTTCGTCGTCGATACCGAGGGTCGGGCCCGCGACATCACCGTGGTCGAAAGCACGCCCGGCGAACGCTTCAATGAGGCGGCGATCGAGATGATCGCGGGGCAGCGCTACGAGCCGTTCGAGCTCGACGGACGGCGTTACGAACGGCGGCTCCGGGTTCGCGTCCGCTTCACGCTGGATTGA
- a CDS encoding DegT/DnrJ/EryC1/StrS family aminotransferase, with protein MSRRSFGSDPKPRLDVPLLDLRAQYLPIRTDVERAIREVCDTQRFVLGPKVAELERRVAEYSHARYGIGVSSGTDALLVALMALGIEAGDEVVTTPYTFFATAGVIARLGARPVFCDIDAESFNLSPAAVEEFLSSECARHGDRVVHRRTGGTVKAIVPVHLYGQMAEMDALIEIARRYGLAVVEDAAQAIGAELPDGRRAGSLGDIGCFSFFPTKNLGAFGDAGMCVTNDAELARKLEVLRVHGGEPKYYHAVIGGNFRLDELQAAVLLVKLAHLDAWTRARQANAERYTQLLAAAAGAVETPRVVAGRRHIFNQYVIRASRRDELRAYLAEQGIGTEIYYPVPLHRQQCFAYLGTPHTACPVASKAAEETLALPVYPELSAAQIDYVADRIAEFYAGEPTD; from the coding sequence ATGTCGCGCCGCAGCTTCGGATCCGATCCCAAGCCTCGTCTCGACGTTCCGCTGCTCGATCTCCGCGCGCAATACCTGCCGATTCGCACCGACGTCGAGCGCGCGATCCGCGAAGTCTGCGACACGCAGCGTTTCGTTCTCGGCCCGAAGGTTGCGGAGCTCGAACGCCGGGTCGCGGAGTATTCGCATGCGCGCTACGGGATCGGCGTCTCGTCGGGCACGGACGCGCTGCTCGTCGCGTTGATGGCCCTCGGGATCGAAGCCGGCGACGAGGTCGTCACGACGCCTTACACGTTCTTCGCAACGGCCGGGGTCATTGCGCGGCTCGGCGCGAGACCGGTCTTTTGCGACATCGACGCCGAGAGCTTCAACCTTTCCCCCGCCGCCGTCGAGGAATTTCTTTCGAGCGAGTGCGCGCGGCACGGCGACCGCGTGGTCCATCGGCGGACGGGCGGAACGGTCAAGGCGATCGTGCCCGTGCATCTCTACGGACAGATGGCGGAGATGGACGCGCTGATCGAGATCGCGCGGCGTTACGGCCTCGCGGTCGTCGAGGATGCGGCGCAGGCGATCGGCGCCGAGCTCCCGGACGGACGGCGCGCAGGCAGCCTCGGCGACATCGGCTGCTTCTCGTTCTTCCCGACGAAGAATCTCGGCGCGTTCGGCGATGCGGGCATGTGCGTGACGAACGACGCGGAGCTCGCGCGGAAGCTCGAGGTGCTGCGCGTCCATGGCGGGGAGCCGAAGTACTACCACGCCGTGATCGGCGGGAATTTCCGTTTGGACGAGCTCCAGGCGGCGGTGCTTCTCGTAAAGCTCGCGCACCTCGACGCGTGGACGCGAGCGCGCCAGGCGAACGCCGAGCGCTACACGCAGCTGCTTGCGGCCGCGGCCGGCGCGGTGGAAACGCCGCGCGTCGTCGCGGGCCGGCGACACATCTTCAATCAATACGTGATCCGCGCGTCGCGGCGGGACGAGCTGCGCGCGTATCTGGCGGAGCAGGGCATCGGCACCGAGATCTATTACCCGGTCCCGCTGCACCGCCAGCAGTGCTTCGCCTACCTCGGCACCCCGCACACCGCCTGCCCGGTCGCCTCGAAAGCGGCCGAGGAGACTCTCGCGCTCCCGGTCTACCCGGAGCTCTCGGCCGCCCAGATCGACTACGTCGCCGACCGCATCGCCGAGTTCTACGCCGGCGAGCCCACCGACTAG
- the galE gene encoding UDP-glucose 4-epimerase GalE, which produces MGPKTILVTGGAGYIGSHVVRQLGEAGEDVVVLDDLSTGFRQAVLYGELVVGNTGDRECLDDLFTRFDIDTVMHFAAHTIVPESVADPLKYYRNNTCASRTLIEAAQRAGVRHFVFSSTAAVYGIPEGGRASEESATAPINPYGTSKLMTEWMLRDVAAVTPMTYVALRYFNVAGCDPEGRIGQSTPKATLLTKVACEAAVGKRSHVSIFGTDYPTPDGTGVRDYIHVEDLAAAHLKALEYLRAGGESTTLNCGYGRGYSVRELIAAVEQAAGHELRKREEPRRAGDPPVLVAEAERIRTTLGWTPKYDDLEQIVSSSLNWERKLAAGVWAS; this is translated from the coding sequence ATGGGCCCGAAGACGATACTCGTGACCGGAGGTGCGGGTTATATCGGCTCGCACGTAGTTCGCCAGCTCGGCGAGGCGGGCGAAGACGTCGTCGTGTTGGACGATCTTTCCACCGGGTTCAGGCAAGCCGTGCTGTATGGCGAGCTCGTCGTCGGGAACACCGGCGACAGGGAGTGTCTGGATGACCTGTTCACGCGATTCGACATCGACACGGTCATGCACTTCGCAGCCCATACGATCGTCCCCGAATCGGTCGCCGACCCGCTCAAGTATTACCGCAACAACACGTGCGCGAGCCGCACGCTGATCGAGGCGGCGCAGCGCGCGGGTGTGCGCCATTTCGTCTTCTCGTCGACGGCGGCCGTTTACGGCATCCCGGAAGGCGGGCGCGCATCGGAGGAGAGTGCAACCGCGCCGATCAATCCGTACGGCACGTCGAAGCTGATGACCGAATGGATGCTGCGCGATGTCGCGGCGGTCACGCCGATGACGTATGTCGCGCTGCGCTACTTCAATGTCGCGGGCTGCGACCCCGAAGGAAGGATCGGGCAGTCGACGCCGAAGGCCACGCTGCTGACGAAGGTCGCGTGCGAGGCCGCGGTAGGGAAGCGGTCGCACGTCTCGATCTTCGGCACCGATTATCCGACGCCGGACGGGACCGGCGTGCGCGACTACATCCACGTCGAAGATCTCGCGGCCGCCCATCTGAAGGCGCTCGAGTACCTGCGTGCCGGCGGCGAGTCGACGACGTTGAACTGCGGCTACGGACGCGGCTACAGCGTGCGCGAGCTGATCGCCGCGGTCGAGCAGGCGGCGGGTCACGAGCTGCGCAAGCGGGAGGAGCCGAGACGCGCCGGCGATCCGCCCGTGCTCGTGGCGGAAGCCGAACGGATCCGCACGACGCTCGGCTGGACGCCCAAGTACGACGATCTCGAGCAGATCGTGTCGAGCTCGCTGAACTGGGAGCGCAAGCTCGCGGCCGGCGTGTGGGCGAGCTGA